One part of the Streptomyces lienomycini genome encodes these proteins:
- a CDS encoding N-acetylneuraminate synthase family protein, with protein sequence MSTNSRIRTFGTREAGPGRPVYVTGEIGINHNGDLENAFKLIDAAAEAGCDAVKFQKRTPEICTPRDQWDIERDTPWGRMTYIDYRHRVEFGEDEYRQIDDYCKSKDIAWFASPWDTEAVAFLEKFDVPAHKVASASLTDDELLRSLRATGRTVILSTGMSTPRQIRHAVEVLGSDNILMCHATSTYPAQAEELNLRVINTLQQEYPNVPIGYSGHETGLQTTLAAVALGAVFVERHITLDRAMWGSDQAASVEPQGLTRLVRDIRTIEASLGDGVKKVYDSELGPMKKLRRVNGVVAEAEIAAAAGEPVTV encoded by the coding sequence ATGAGCACCAACTCCCGCATCCGCACCTTCGGCACCCGCGAGGCCGGCCCCGGCCGCCCCGTCTACGTCACCGGCGAGATCGGCATCAACCACAACGGCGACCTCGAGAACGCCTTCAAGCTCATCGACGCCGCCGCCGAGGCCGGCTGCGACGCCGTCAAGTTCCAGAAGCGCACCCCCGAGATCTGCACCCCGCGCGACCAGTGGGACATCGAACGCGACACCCCCTGGGGCCGGATGACGTACATCGACTACCGCCACCGCGTGGAGTTCGGCGAGGACGAGTACCGGCAGATCGACGACTACTGCAAGTCCAAGGACATCGCCTGGTTCGCCTCCCCGTGGGACACCGAGGCCGTCGCCTTCCTGGAGAAGTTCGACGTCCCCGCCCACAAGGTCGCCTCCGCCTCCCTGACCGACGACGAGCTGCTGCGCTCCCTGCGCGCCACGGGCCGCACGGTCATCCTCTCCACCGGCATGTCCACCCCCCGCCAGATCCGCCACGCGGTCGAGGTCCTGGGCAGCGACAACATCCTGATGTGCCACGCCACGTCGACGTACCCGGCGCAGGCCGAGGAGCTGAACCTGCGCGTCATCAACACCCTCCAGCAGGAGTACCCGAACGTCCCGATCGGCTACTCCGGCCACGAGACCGGCCTGCAGACCACGCTGGCCGCCGTGGCGCTGGGCGCGGTGTTCGTCGAGCGCCACATCACCCTCGACCGCGCCATGTGGGGCTCCGACCAGGCCGCCTCCGTCGAACCGCAGGGCCTGACCCGCCTGGTGCGCGACATCCGCACCATCGAGGCCTCCCTCGGCGACGGCGTCAAGAAGGTCTACGACTCCGAGCTGGGCCCGATGAAGAAGCTGCGCCGCGTGAACGGCGTCGTCGCCGAGGCGGAGATCGCCGCCGCCGCGGGCGAGCCCGTCACCGTCTGA
- a CDS encoding M20 family metallopeptidase, giving the protein MSPESEADTPGEAALPGTLPDALRAELVAFRRDLHMHPELGNQEFRTTAAIKERLERAGLRPRVLPIGTGLVCDIGTGTDSGQWSGGPRMLALRADIDALPIPDTKNECPYRSQVPDRAHACGHDVHTTVVLGTGLVLAALHEQGLLPRPVRLVFQPAEEVLPGGAADAIEGGALDGVRRILAVHCDPRVDAGRIGLRVGPITSACDRLEVALNGPGGHTARPHLTTDLVTAAARVVTDVPALVARRVDSRSGLALTWGRIESGHAPNVIPQHAELAGTVRCLDLDSWRQAPDLVVGAIDEIANLYRAKSEITYVRGVPPVVNEVTSTELLQAAMVARRGTDAVEGTEQSLGGEDFSWYLEHVPGAMARLGVRPPGERTVRDLHQGDFDVDEHAITVGVEMFTAAALIDAVQ; this is encoded by the coding sequence ATGTCCCCAGAGTCCGAGGCCGACACTCCCGGTGAAGCCGCGCTGCCCGGCACCTTGCCGGACGCGCTGCGTGCGGAGCTCGTGGCCTTCCGCCGCGACCTGCACATGCATCCCGAGCTGGGCAACCAGGAGTTCCGCACCACCGCCGCGATCAAGGAACGGCTGGAGCGGGCCGGCCTCAGGCCGCGCGTGCTGCCCATCGGAACCGGGCTCGTCTGCGACATCGGCACCGGCACCGACTCGGGACAGTGGTCCGGCGGACCGCGCATGCTCGCCCTGCGGGCCGACATCGACGCCCTGCCCATCCCGGACACCAAGAACGAGTGCCCGTACCGTTCGCAGGTGCCGGACCGCGCCCACGCCTGCGGACACGACGTGCACACCACCGTCGTCCTCGGCACCGGTCTCGTCCTCGCCGCCCTGCACGAGCAGGGCCTGCTGCCCCGCCCCGTGCGGCTGGTCTTCCAGCCCGCCGAGGAGGTGCTGCCCGGCGGCGCCGCCGACGCCATCGAGGGCGGCGCGCTGGACGGGGTGCGCCGCATCCTCGCCGTGCACTGCGACCCGAGGGTGGACGCGGGGCGGATCGGGCTGCGGGTCGGCCCCATCACCTCCGCCTGCGACCGGCTGGAGGTCGCCCTGAACGGCCCCGGCGGCCACACCGCCCGCCCGCACCTCACCACCGACCTGGTCACCGCCGCCGCCCGCGTCGTCACCGACGTGCCCGCGCTCGTCGCCCGGCGCGTGGACAGCCGCAGCGGGCTCGCCCTGACCTGGGGGCGGATCGAGTCCGGCCACGCCCCGAACGTCATCCCGCAGCACGCCGAACTCGCCGGGACCGTGCGCTGCCTCGACCTCGACTCCTGGCGGCAGGCACCCGACCTGGTCGTCGGCGCCATCGACGAGATCGCCAACCTGTACCGGGCCAAGTCCGAGATCACCTACGTCCGCGGCGTCCCCCCGGTCGTCAACGAGGTCACCAGCACCGAACTCCTCCAGGCCGCCATGGTCGCCCGGCGCGGCACCGACGCCGTGGAGGGCACCGAGCAGAGCCTCGGCGGCGAGGACTTCTCCTGGTACCTGGAGCACGTGCCCGGCGCCATGGCCCGCCTCGGCGTCCGGCCGCCCGGCGAGCGCACGGTCCGCGACCTGCACCAGGGCGACTTCGACGTGGACGAGCACGCCATCACGGTCGGCGTGGAGATGTTCACCGCGGCCGCCCTCATCGACGCCGTGCAGTAG
- a CDS encoding BMP family lipoprotein — protein MRRISRLTRVAVGVASLALAATACGGTSGESGDDGDGGGDKGLAIAYDVGGKGDQSFNDAAYAGLQRAQKEFGYKTADIEPTDGETDADKEQRLTSLAKQGYNPVIGVGFAYGPAMKAVAAKYPDTTFGIVDSVVEGKNVASLVFAENEASYLAGVVAAKASKSKTVGFVGGVDVPLIHKFQAGYEQGVKDTDPKIKVISQYLTQTAEEGGFSSPDKGKAAAEGQIEKKADVVYAAAGLSGQGVIEAAAKAKIWAIGVDSDQYQQEALAAYKDSILTSALKDINGAVFALAKSVEDGKPLTGTHTFDLKSNGVGLSDSNPKFAEISGAEEAVEKAKTGIVDGSIKVKTE, from the coding sequence ATGCGTCGGATATCGAGACTGACCCGCGTCGCGGTGGGGGTCGCGTCGCTCGCGCTCGCCGCCACGGCCTGCGGGGGCACCAGTGGCGAAAGCGGTGACGACGGCGACGGCGGCGGGGACAAGGGCCTCGCCATCGCGTACGACGTCGGCGGCAAGGGCGACCAGTCCTTCAACGACGCCGCGTACGCCGGTCTCCAGCGGGCCCAGAAGGAGTTCGGCTACAAGACCGCCGACATCGAGCCCACCGACGGCGAGACGGACGCCGACAAGGAGCAGCGCCTCACCTCCCTGGCCAAGCAGGGCTACAACCCCGTCATCGGCGTCGGCTTCGCCTACGGCCCGGCGATGAAGGCCGTCGCCGCCAAGTACCCGGACACCACCTTCGGCATCGTCGACTCCGTGGTCGAGGGCAAGAACGTCGCGTCCCTCGTCTTCGCCGAGAACGAGGCCTCCTACCTCGCCGGCGTCGTCGCGGCCAAGGCCAGCAAGAGCAAGACGGTCGGCTTCGTGGGCGGCGTGGACGTGCCGCTGATCCACAAGTTCCAGGCCGGCTACGAGCAGGGCGTGAAGGACACCGACCCCAAGATCAAGGTCATCTCGCAGTACCTGACCCAGACCGCGGAGGAGGGCGGCTTCTCCAGCCCCGACAAGGGCAAGGCCGCCGCCGAGGGCCAGATCGAGAAGAAGGCCGACGTCGTGTACGCGGCGGCCGGTCTCTCCGGCCAGGGCGTCATCGAGGCCGCCGCCAAGGCGAAGATCTGGGCGATCGGCGTCGACTCCGACCAGTACCAGCAGGAAGCCCTCGCCGCGTACAAGGACTCCATCCTGACCTCCGCGCTCAAGGACATCAACGGCGCGGTCTTCGCCCTGGCCAAGTCCGTCGAGGACGGCAAGCCGCTCACCGGCACCCACACCTTCGACCTGAAGTCCAACGGGGTGGGCCTGTCCGACAGCAACCCGAAGTTCGCCGAGATCTCCGGCGCCGAGGAGGCCGTGGAGAAGGCCAAGACGGGCATCGTCGACGGCTCCATCAAGGTCAAGACGGAGTAG
- a CDS encoding BMP family lipoprotein, whose amino-acid sequence MRRISRITVAGAATASLALALSACGGTSTDSGSSESKGDKGLAIAYDVGGKGDQSFNDAAYQGLEQAKKEFGYQTADVEPTDGETDADKEQRLVSLAKQGYNPVVGVGYAYAAPLKAAAEKYPDTTFGIVDDATIEAKNVTDLVFNEEEASYLAGVAAAKTTKTKTVGFVGGVDIPLIHKFQAGYEQGVKDTDPKIKVISQYLTQTAEEGGFASPDKGKTAAEGQIEKKADVVYAAAGLSGQGVIEAAAANKVWAIGVDSDQYKQEALAKYKDSILTSATKDVAKAVYNLAKSVEDGKPETGIVRGDLKSGEVGLSDSNPKFADNAELQAAIKTAKDKIISGEIKVKSS is encoded by the coding sequence ATGCGCCGGATTTCCCGGATCACGGTCGCAGGCGCAGCGACCGCCTCCCTGGCCCTCGCACTCTCCGCCTGCGGTGGAACCTCGACCGACTCCGGTTCCTCGGAGTCCAAGGGCGACAAGGGTCTCGCCATCGCGTACGACGTCGGCGGCAAGGGCGACCAGTCCTTCAACGACGCGGCGTACCAGGGGCTGGAGCAGGCCAAGAAGGAGTTCGGCTACCAGACGGCCGACGTCGAGCCCACCGACGGTGAGACGGACGCCGACAAGGAGCAGCGCCTCGTCTCCCTCGCCAAGCAGGGCTACAACCCGGTCGTCGGTGTCGGCTACGCGTACGCCGCGCCGCTGAAGGCCGCCGCCGAGAAGTACCCGGACACCACCTTCGGCATCGTGGACGACGCCACGATCGAGGCGAAGAACGTGACCGACCTCGTCTTCAACGAGGAGGAGGCTTCCTACCTCGCCGGCGTCGCCGCGGCCAAGACCACCAAGACCAAGACGGTCGGCTTCGTGGGCGGTGTGGACATCCCGCTGATCCACAAGTTCCAGGCCGGCTACGAGCAGGGCGTCAAGGACACCGACCCCAAGATCAAGGTCATCTCGCAGTACCTGACGCAGACCGCGGAGGAGGGCGGCTTCGCCAGCCCCGACAAGGGCAAGACGGCCGCCGAGGGTCAGATCGAGAAGAAGGCCGACGTCGTCTACGCGGCGGCCGGTCTCTCCGGTCAGGGCGTGATCGAGGCCGCCGCCGCCAACAAGGTCTGGGCGATCGGCGTCGACTCCGACCAGTACAAGCAGGAAGCCCTCGCGAAGTACAAGGACTCCATCCTGACCTCGGCCACCAAGGACGTCGCCAAGGCCGTGTACAACCTTGCGAAGTCGGTCGAGGACGGCAAGCCGGAGACCGGTATCGTTCGGGGCGATCTGAAGTCCGGCGAGGTCGGTCTCTCGGACTCCAACCCGAAGTTCGCGGACAACGCCGAGCTCCAGGCAGCCATCAAGACGGCCAAGGACAAGATCATCAGCGGTGAGATCAAGGTCAAGAGCAGCTGA
- a CDS encoding ABC transporter ATP-binding protein: MTAVELAGITKRFPGVVANHDIHLTVRKGTVHALVGENGAGKSTLMKILYGMQKPDEGTIAIDGEKVAFSSPADAIARGIGMVHQHFMLADNLTVLENVVLGSEKLYGIGSRARRKIKEISERYGLGVRPDVLVEELGVAARQRVEILKVLYRGARTLILDEPTAVLVPQEVDALFDNLRELKAEGLSVIFISHKLGEVLSVADEITVIRRGTTVGTAVPAETTPRQLAELMVGSELPTPETAESTVTDRAVLTVDTLRLSAPGGKALLDDLSFTIHAGEILGIAGVEGNGQTELVDALIGLRHADSGTIRFLDQDITALPTRKRREQGVGYIPEDRHRHGLLLEAPLWENRILGHVTEKPNSKGLWLDLKGAQEDTRRIVETYDVRTPGIDVTAASLSGGNQQKLIVGREMSHKPRFLIAAHPTRGVDVGAQAAIWDHIREARREGLAVLLISADLDELIGLSDTLRVIYDGKLVADADPATVTPEELGSAMTGATSGHLEHEETPADGGPGAEDEAR; encoded by the coding sequence GTGACCGCCGTGGAACTCGCCGGGATCACCAAGCGTTTCCCCGGAGTCGTGGCCAACCACGACATCCACCTCACCGTCCGCAAGGGCACCGTCCACGCCCTCGTCGGCGAGAACGGCGCCGGCAAGTCGACGCTGATGAAGATCCTCTACGGCATGCAGAAGCCGGACGAGGGCACCATCGCGATCGACGGCGAGAAGGTCGCCTTCTCCTCGCCCGCCGACGCCATCGCCCGCGGCATCGGCATGGTTCACCAGCACTTCATGCTCGCCGACAACCTCACGGTCCTGGAGAACGTGGTCCTCGGCAGCGAGAAGCTGTACGGCATCGGCTCCAGGGCCCGCCGGAAGATCAAGGAGATCTCCGAGCGGTACGGCCTCGGCGTCCGCCCCGACGTCCTGGTCGAGGAACTCGGCGTCGCCGCCCGCCAGCGCGTGGAGATCCTCAAGGTCCTCTACCGCGGCGCCCGCACGCTGATCCTCGACGAGCCCACGGCCGTCCTGGTGCCGCAGGAGGTGGACGCCCTCTTCGACAACCTGCGCGAGCTGAAGGCCGAGGGCCTCTCCGTCATCTTCATCTCCCACAAGCTGGGCGAGGTCCTCTCCGTCGCCGACGAGATCACCGTCATCCGGCGCGGCACGACGGTCGGCACGGCCGTCCCCGCCGAGACCACGCCCCGCCAGCTGGCGGAGCTGATGGTGGGCAGCGAACTGCCCACCCCGGAGACCGCCGAGTCCACGGTCACCGACCGCGCGGTCCTCACCGTCGACACGCTGCGCCTGTCGGCACCCGGCGGCAAGGCCCTGCTCGACGACCTCTCCTTCACCATCCACGCCGGTGAAATCCTCGGCATCGCCGGCGTCGAGGGCAACGGCCAGACCGAACTGGTCGACGCCCTCATCGGCCTGCGCCACGCCGACTCCGGCACCATCCGCTTCCTCGACCAGGACATCACCGCGCTGCCCACCCGCAAGCGCCGCGAGCAGGGCGTCGGCTACATCCCCGAGGACCGCCACCGCCACGGGCTGCTCCTGGAGGCCCCCCTCTGGGAGAACCGCATCCTCGGCCACGTCACCGAGAAGCCCAACAGCAAGGGCCTCTGGCTGGACCTGAAGGGCGCCCAGGAGGACACCCGCCGCATCGTCGAGACGTACGACGTCCGCACCCCCGGCATCGACGTCACCGCGGCCTCCCTCTCCGGCGGCAACCAGCAGAAGCTGATCGTCGGCCGCGAGATGAGCCACAAGCCGCGCTTCCTCATCGCCGCCCACCCCACCCGGGGCGTGGACGTCGGCGCGCAGGCCGCGATCTGGGACCACATCCGCGAGGCCCGCCGCGAGGGGCTCGCCGTGCTGCTGATCTCCGCCGACCTGGACGAGCTGATCGGGCTCTCCGACACCCTGCGGGTGATATACGACGGCAAGCTGGTCGCCGACGCCGACCCGGCCACCGTCACCCCCGAGGAACTGGGCTCGGCGATGACCGGCGCCACCAGTGGCCACCTGGAGCACGAAGAGACCCCGGCCGACGGCGGCCCGGGCGCGGAAGACGAGGCCCGCTGA
- a CDS encoding ABC transporter permease produces the protein MKKFDKERVLLAVAGPVIALAVAFVLSAIVLSASGKNPVEPFALMFEQAGFSDIQVLIVNQASMYYIAALAVAIGFRMNLFNIGVDGQYQLAAMMAAIVGAHASLPAALQVPLLLLTAVLTGAFWSGIAGILKITRGVSEVVATIMLNSIATAVIGYLWLPDVFGVKIGNNNTTGEMHESGWIPGIDMGAAGEIYGLVVLAVLLGIGYWLVLNRTRFGFDLRASGASESAAAASGVDPGRMVLTAMLISGGLAGLAGLPILMGDTHTYSLNFPTGIGFLGIGIALLGRNSPVGIAFAALLWAWLDKASPELDFHGYDKEIAVIMQGLIVLSVVVSYEAVREWGLRRQQRRVGAELAAGHVLGATDNSKKEVAGR, from the coding sequence ATGAAGAAGTTCGACAAGGAGCGCGTGCTCCTCGCGGTGGCCGGACCGGTCATCGCGCTCGCCGTGGCCTTCGTGCTCAGCGCGATCGTCCTGAGCGCTTCGGGCAAGAACCCGGTCGAACCGTTCGCCCTGATGTTCGAGCAGGCCGGGTTCTCCGACATCCAGGTCCTGATCGTCAACCAGGCGTCGATGTACTACATCGCCGCCCTCGCGGTGGCCATCGGCTTCCGGATGAACCTGTTCAACATCGGCGTCGACGGCCAGTACCAGCTCGCCGCCATGATGGCCGCGATCGTCGGCGCCCACGCCAGCCTGCCGGCCGCCCTCCAGGTGCCGCTGCTGCTGCTGACCGCCGTCCTCACCGGCGCGTTCTGGTCCGGCATCGCCGGCATCCTCAAGATCACCCGCGGCGTGAGCGAGGTCGTCGCGACGATCATGCTCAACTCCATCGCCACCGCCGTCATCGGCTACCTGTGGCTGCCCGACGTCTTCGGCGTCAAGATCGGCAACAACAACACCACCGGCGAGATGCACGAGTCCGGCTGGATCCCCGGCATCGACATGGGCGCGGCCGGCGAGATCTACGGCCTGGTCGTCCTCGCCGTCCTCCTCGGCATCGGCTACTGGCTCGTCCTCAACCGCACCCGCTTCGGCTTCGACCTGCGCGCCTCCGGCGCCTCCGAGTCCGCCGCGGCGGCCAGCGGTGTCGACCCGGGGCGCATGGTGCTCACCGCGATGCTCATCTCCGGCGGCCTCGCCGGTCTCGCGGGCCTGCCGATCCTGATGGGCGACACCCACACCTACAGCCTCAACTTCCCCACCGGCATCGGCTTCCTCGGCATCGGCATCGCCCTGCTCGGCCGCAACAGCCCGGTCGGCATCGCCTTCGCCGCCCTGCTGTGGGCCTGGCTCGACAAGGCCTCGCCCGAGCTGGACTTCCACGGATACGACAAGGAGATCGCGGTCATCATGCAGGGCCTGATCGTCCTCTCGGTCGTCGTCTCCTACGAGGCCGTCCGCGAGTGGGGCCTGCGCCGCCAGCAGCGCCGGGTCGGCGCGGAGCTGGCCGCCGGCCACGTCCTGGGCGCCACCGACAACTCGAAGAAGGAGGTGGCCGGCCGATGA
- a CDS encoding ABC transporter permease — translation MTAPTTATDVNQPSLQPTAPTGRRMSLPVLMLVIAGALALTSIVRLITGANGITNVSQMSTALQLAVPIGLAGLGGLWAERAGVVNIGLEGMMILGTWFGAWAGFQWGPWTGVLVGIVGGCLGGLLHAIVTITFNVNHIVSGVAINILALGATRYLAPLAFEGHQGGSAKQSPPVDSLGHFSIPGLSGWLDSLNDQHWFFVSDIAGLLGGLVTDVSWLTLIAVALIPASWYILWRTPFGLRLRSCGENPVAAESLGVNVYKYKYLAVIISGGLAGLGGVFLSIVANPFYLEGQTSGRGYIGLAAMIFGNWMPGGLAIGAGLFGYTDSLNLRGGSANVHALLLLGALLLVAGAIWLAIRKKYVKAAITFVVGALVFAWYAGTNEVPNQVVSATPYVVTLVVLALSAQRLRMPKADGMQYRKGQGK, via the coding sequence ATGACCGCTCCGACCACAGCGACCGACGTCAACCAGCCGTCGCTGCAGCCCACGGCGCCGACCGGCCGCCGCATGTCGCTGCCCGTCCTGATGCTGGTCATCGCCGGAGCCCTGGCGCTGACCTCGATCGTCCGCCTCATCACCGGCGCCAACGGCATCACCAACGTCAGCCAGATGTCCACCGCCCTCCAGCTCGCCGTGCCGATCGGCCTCGCCGGCCTTGGCGGCCTGTGGGCCGAGCGCGCGGGCGTCGTCAACATCGGCCTCGAGGGCATGATGATCCTCGGCACCTGGTTCGGTGCCTGGGCCGGATTCCAGTGGGGGCCGTGGACCGGCGTCCTCGTCGGCATCGTCGGCGGCTGCCTCGGCGGCCTGCTGCACGCCATCGTGACGATCACCTTCAACGTCAACCACATCGTCTCCGGTGTGGCCATCAACATCCTCGCCCTCGGCGCCACCCGCTACCTCGCGCCGCTCGCCTTCGAGGGCCACCAGGGCGGCTCGGCCAAGCAGTCCCCGCCCGTCGACTCCCTCGGGCACTTCTCCATCCCGGGGCTGTCGGGCTGGCTGGACAGCCTCAACGACCAGCACTGGTTCTTCGTCTCCGACATCGCGGGCCTGCTCGGCGGCCTGGTCACCGACGTGTCCTGGCTGACCCTGATCGCCGTCGCGCTGATCCCGGCCAGCTGGTACATCCTGTGGCGCACCCCGTTCGGCCTGCGCCTGCGCTCCTGCGGCGAGAACCCGGTCGCGGCCGAGTCCCTCGGCGTCAACGTCTACAAGTACAAGTACCTGGCCGTGATCATCTCCGGCGGACTGGCCGGACTCGGCGGCGTCTTCCTGTCCATCGTGGCCAACCCCTTCTACCTGGAGGGCCAGACCAGCGGCCGCGGCTACATCGGCCTCGCCGCGATGATCTTCGGCAACTGGATGCCGGGCGGCCTCGCCATCGGCGCCGGCCTCTTCGGCTACACCGACAGCCTCAACCTGCGCGGCGGCTCCGCCAACGTGCACGCCCTGCTGCTGCTCGGCGCGCTGCTGCTGGTCGCCGGCGCCATCTGGCTGGCGATCCGCAAGAAGTACGTCAAGGCCGCGATCACCTTCGTCGTCGGCGCCCTGGTCTTCGCCTGGTACGCCGGCACCAACGAGGTCCCCAACCAGGTCGTCTCCGCCACGCCGTACGTCGTCACCCTCGTCGTCCTCGCCCTGTCCGCGCAACGGCTGCGGATGCCGAAGGCGGACGGCATGCAGTACCGCAAGGGCCAGGGCAAGTGA
- a CDS encoding cytidine deaminase gives MTGPDWEALRTAARDAMSRAYAPYSGYAVGAAALVDDGRTVTGCNVENASYGIGLCAECGLVSQLQLTGGGRLTHFVCVDGEGEVLVPCGRCRQLLYEFGGPELLLETPEGILALSRMLPQAFGPDHLTK, from the coding sequence GTGACCGGGCCCGACTGGGAGGCGCTGCGCACCGCGGCCCGGGACGCGATGTCCCGGGCGTACGCCCCCTACTCCGGCTACGCCGTGGGCGCCGCCGCCCTGGTCGACGACGGCCGCACCGTCACCGGCTGCAACGTGGAGAACGCCAGCTACGGCATCGGCCTGTGCGCCGAGTGCGGCCTGGTCTCCCAGCTCCAGCTGACCGGCGGCGGCCGGCTGACGCACTTCGTCTGCGTCGACGGCGAGGGCGAGGTCCTCGTCCCCTGCGGCCGCTGCCGGCAGCTGCTGTACGAGTTCGGCGGCCCGGAGCTGCTGCTTGAGACCCCGGAGGGGATCCTCGCCCTGTCCCGGATGCTCCCGCAGGCCTTCGGCCCCGACCACCTCACGAAGTAA
- a CDS encoding thymidine phosphorylase, giving the protein MDVISVIRTKRDRGELGGEQIDWVIDAYTRGEVADEQMASLAMAILLNGMNRGEIARWTAAMIASGERMDFSSLSRPTADKHSTGGVGDKITLPLAPLVAACGAAVPQLSGRGLGHTGGTLDKLESIPGWRALLSNEEMLDVLDTTGAVICAAGDGLAPADKKLYALRDVTGTVEAIPLIASSIMSKKIAEGTGSLVLDVKVGSGAFMKTIEDARELASTMVGLGTDHGVRTVALLTDMATPLGLTAGNALEVRESVEVLAGGGPSDVVELTLALAREMLDAAGLKDADPAKALADGSAMDVWRRMIAAQGGDPDAALPTSKEQHVVKAGASGVLTRLDAYDIGVAAWRLGAGRARKEDPVQAAAGVELHAKPGDTVTEGQPLLTLHTDTPDRFAYALAAVEGAYDVAPAGTAFTASPVVRERIA; this is encoded by the coding sequence ATGGACGTCATCTCCGTCATCCGCACCAAGCGGGACCGCGGCGAACTCGGCGGCGAGCAGATCGACTGGGTCATCGACGCCTACACGCGCGGTGAGGTGGCCGACGAGCAGATGGCGTCGCTCGCGATGGCGATCCTGCTCAACGGCATGAACCGCGGCGAGATCGCCCGCTGGACGGCGGCGATGATCGCCTCCGGCGAGCGCATGGACTTCTCGTCCCTGTCCCGCCCGACCGCCGACAAGCACTCCACGGGCGGCGTCGGCGACAAGATCACCCTGCCGCTCGCCCCCCTGGTGGCGGCGTGCGGCGCGGCCGTCCCGCAGCTCTCCGGCCGCGGCCTCGGCCACACCGGCGGCACGCTCGACAAGCTGGAGTCGATCCCGGGCTGGCGTGCCCTCCTCTCCAACGAGGAGATGCTGGACGTCCTGGACACCACCGGCGCGGTGATCTGCGCGGCGGGCGACGGTCTCGCGCCCGCCGACAAGAAGCTCTACGCCCTCCGGGACGTCACGGGCACGGTCGAGGCGATCCCGCTGATCGCCTCCTCCATCATGTCGAAGAAGATCGCCGAGGGGACCGGCTCGCTGGTCCTGGACGTGAAGGTGGGCTCCGGCGCCTTCATGAAGACGATCGAGGACGCGCGCGAGCTGGCCTCCACGATGGTCGGCCTCGGCACCGACCACGGCGTGCGGACCGTCGCGCTCCTCACCGACATGGCCACCCCCCTCGGCCTCACCGCGGGCAACGCCCTGGAGGTCCGCGAGTCGGTCGAGGTCCTGGCCGGCGGCGGCCCCTCCGACGTGGTCGAGCTGACCCTCGCCCTGGCCCGCGAGATGCTCGACGCGGCGGGCCTCAAGGACGCCGACCCGGCGAAGGCGCTGGCCGACGGCTCCGCGATGGACGTCTGGCGCCGGATGATCGCGGCCCAGGGCGGCGACCCGGACGCGGCGCTGCCCACGTCGAAGGAGCAGCACGTGGTGAAGGCGGGCGCCTCCGGCGTCCTGACCCGCCTCGACGCCTACGACATCGGCGTCGCCGCCTGGCGCCTGGGCGCGGGCCGCGCCCGCAAGGAGGACCCGGTGCAGGCCGCCGCGGGCGTCGAACTCCACGCCAAGCCCGGCGACACGGTCACCGAGGGCCAGCCCCTCCTCACCCTCCACACGGACACCCCGGACCGCTTCGCGTACGCGCTGGCGGCGGTGGAGGGCGCGTACGACGTGGCCCCGGCGGGAACGGCCTTCACCGCCTCGCCGGTGGTGCGGGAACGTATCGCCTGA